The Thermococcus peptonophilus genomic sequence ACTCAGCACCGAGGAAAAGAGGGAGCTTCTAAACGCCTACAGAAACGTCAAGAAGAGACAGGAGATCGAAAGAAACCTGGCAGATGCCGTCGGAGCGAGCGAGGGTGAGGTTATTCTGGAGTTCAGCATCGCCGACCTCATGCTGAGCGAGCCGAGGCTCAAGGAGACGGGGATAAACGTTCTCCTAGATAACGGCGAGATTCAGCCCCTGACGAAGGTGACGCCTTTAGCTAACGCACTCAAGAGGAGGCAGACCCCCAGGTGGGCGGTCATGATAGCCTCCCCCGAAAAGTACGTGGACAGACTGAGGGAAGTCTGGAGAAGGGTTATCTTCAGCTGAAGAGCTTTTCCTTTATCTCCTTCTTCAGCTTGTCAATGAGTTCTATAAGCTCGTCGGCGTCTCTGACTTCCTCAAGGCTCTCCTTTGGGATGAGAGGGACTTCTGAAACAACATCTGCCTTTGTTTTTTCCAGTATGAAAACGCCCCCGCTGTTAACTATTCTGCTGACCTCTGATACCATCTCGGCACGTTTTATGGTGGAGCGCGTCTTCCTCTCATCTATACCGGTGAGAAGGTGTATGTCATCTTCAGTTGAAATCGCGTTGAAAGGTGCCTTTTTCACCTTCACGAGGCCCAGGCCAAGTTTCTTTAGCCTCTCAAAAACCTCGCGCTCGAGCGGTGTTTCGGGCTTAACGTTGAGGTCAGCTTCAACTTTGGCCCTCAAGATGTCTATCGGCTCCGCGAGGGCTTCATCAAATATCTCTTCAAGCTGGATGGCTACCTCAAGCGAAACCGCCTGTTCGCCGCGTTCGTAGTTGAGCAGGCTCTTTCTGGATACGCCGAGCAACTGTGCCAGTTCAGTTACAGAATAGCCGTGCTTCTCCCTGAGTTCTCTCAACAGCTCTCCGTTTATTCTGACGTACAGGCCGCCGCGCTCCGCGAAAACGGCCGGCAACTCGTTGTTCAGGAGGGCGTCGTAGAGAGTTTCGGGGCGGAGGGCATATATCCCAAAGCGTTCGTACACCACACCCTCTTCAAGCTCGCCGCTCTTACTCCTTAACCCAACAATAAGCGGAGAAGCCTTGAAGAACTTGGAAAGACGCTTTAAGTCCTCTGCCTGCTCTTCCGTTATCGTGTCGATGTTCACAGCCGCCTTTATGAAAAGCAGGAGGAAGAGCCTACTCGCCACTAGGTCAAAGCACGACCCCTTAAGGTCTAACCTGGCAACGCGGTACCCTGCACCTCGGAGTATCGCTTCAACGGTCTTTATGAGTCTCTCCCTTTCCATCGTTTTTAAATACCCATAACACCTTAATAAATTTAAGGTGTGGTCAATGCGCCCCGTGGTGATAAAGGGAAAACTGGTCTCGCTGGCCGTTCCAACTAAAGATGACGTGAGGAGGGCCTGGCTCTGGTATAACGACCGCGATGTGAGAAGGTTTTTGAGTGATCCGGATGGGCTGTTCTTTTTTGAGGACGAGCTTGAGTGGTACGAGGCCGTGAGGAGAGGGAAACGCGAGAACAGGGTCTTTACTGTTCTGGAGACCTCGTCCAAAAGCCCGGTCGGGTTTGTGGGCCTGCACAAAATAAACCACAAAGACGGTCACGCTGAACTTGGATACTTCATAGCGAAGGAGTACTGGAACAGGGGCTACGCCACCGAGGCTGTTGAGCTGGCTCTGAAATACGCCTTTGAGTGGCTTAACTTGAGAAAGGTCTATGCGAGGGTCTATGAGCCAAACATCGCATCAATCCGCGTCCTGGAAAAGAACGGCTTCGAACTTGTGGGCAGGATGAAGAAGCACTCCCACATACCTGGCTACGGGTTCGTGGATGAGCTGATATTCGAGAAGTTCAGAGAAGAATAAGGGAAAGGAGCTCACTCGAGCTTCTTGTAGCAGAACCACCAGTCGTAGCACTCGATCTCGCCCTTGGCCTTGGCCTCTTCCCTGGCCTTCTTCTCCTCGATGTTGCTGGCCGGTGGGACGATGACCTTGTCGCCGATGAGCTCGTTGTTCGGCCACTTGTGCGGCAGGGCAACGCCCTTCTCGTCGCTGATCTTGAGGGCCTTAACAAGGCGGAGTATCTCGTCCCAATCCCTGCCGACCTCGGCCGGGTAGTAGACGATGGCCCTTATGACGCCCTTGTCGTCAACGACGAAGACAGCCCTGGCGGTTGCGGTTGAACCGCTTGGAATCATGCCGAGCTTCTCTGCAAGGTCGCCCCTGTCGTCGGCGATGATTGGGAAGGTTATCTCCTCGCCGAGGTTCTCCTTGATCCACTCCATCCACTTGATGTGGCTGAAGACCTGGTCAACGCTGAGTCCGATGGGCTCGACGCCGAGCTCCCTGAACTGGTCAACCCTCTTCTGCATGGCATAGAACTCGGTCGTACAGACCGGGGTGAAGTCGGCCGGGTGGCTGAAGAGTATGAACCACTTGCCCTGCTCGGCGAAGTAGTCCGGGAGCTTTATCACTCCGTGGGTAGTCTTGACCTCAACCTCTGGGAACTTTTCTCCTATGACGACCATCTTTCATCACCTCTTTCCTTTCCCTGTGTCGTCTTCACTATAAACCAATGTGGTTCGAATATATAAAGTTTTCGGTTTGGTTTTGGGAACAGATTTGACGGAAAGACGAATTAAGATGAGCATCTGTTTTATGAACATCTAAATCATAACTCTTTGATTGTCATAATTAATCAGTTTTACCCAAATTATGGTCATAATTTCAAAAAATATAGCCCTTGGTAGACTCAAATATATCCCCCTTTGGACAGGTTTGCTTTAGAGAACTGAAATTGCAACCCAAAAGAGCTTACTTCAGAAGGATATCCTCACTTTTCTGGCGACTTCTCTCTCAACTAGGGCACGCCCAATAACGGCAGGGATAATGGCCATATCCCCAGCCATGAAGGGTCCATACTCTTTCATGTCCGGGCCAAGAACGGCTGGGAGGTCTATCTGGATAATGTAAGCTTCCTTTGGGACGTCCTTGGGCCTGTACTCCGCCTCGACCTCACTCTCCTCCTGAGGTTGGACTTCCTCCGAAATTTCCGGGAGTTCTTCCCTCTCGATAAAGGCTCTTATGACGTTGAAGAGCCTCTTTTCCTCGGCTGTCATCTCAGCGATTTTACCCTCGACTGCTAGATCAACTATCTTGTGGAGTCTGAGCTTGATGATCTCCTTCATAAGGGACTCCGCTATTTTGAGCTGGGCAAGGTAAAGCCTCTCCTCGACGTCTTCTCCGCGTTCCCTGGAGCTCTCCGCGCTCAGCTTCAGAGCCTTTATCAGGCTGTCGAACTCAACGTAGAAGTCTTCATCAAGTTCGTTTAAATCCGTACTTGAAAGCTCTGCCTCCAGGAGTTCCCTGAGCTTCACTATGTCCACGTTCCCACCTCAAAAAAAGAGTTGGGAGAGTCACTCCTCAACGCGCGGGGCGAGCAGGAAAGTCAGTCTGCCCTCGTCTCTGATCATGTACTCCATCTGGAGGGGCATCTCGTTGCCGAAGCGGATGATCACCTCGTCGGCCTTTCCGATGCCCTTGACCATGTCGCTGAGGTAGCTTATTCCATAGGCGCTCTTGGTCTCTTCCTCAACCTCGAGGTCGAGCAGGCCCTCGTCCTCAAGGGTAAGCCTTATCTCAACCTCGTTGGTCTCGCCCTCGGCCTTCATAGTGAACTCGTTCTCCTTCGCTATGAACTTGATGGCGTCGCTGACGAGGGAAGCGTCCTTTATACCCTCCTTGAGGACTTCGCCAAGGAGGACTACCTTGGCTGTGAAAGGAAGCTCGGGAAGCTCCAGCTCAAGCTCTTCCACATCTATCAGCGGAAGCCTGAATGTCCTCTTGGCGGTTCCCTCAAAGGTTATTTCGAGGAAGTTCTCGTCGCCCTTCTTGAGTATGAGGGTGTCCTTGGCCTTTCCGCGCTTGAGGATCTTCTTGAACTGGCCCATGTTGATGCCGATTGTCTCAGGCTCTTCCACCTCATACTTGGAGAAGATGCTTTCGGGCAAGTTAAGGTCAATGAGAACGACCCTGCTCGGGTCCATTGCGCGCATACTTATGCCTTCCTCAGTGAACTTAAAGGCGGCCTCGTCAATGAGGTTGCTTGCGGTCGCTATCAGGTCTGCAAATTCCTTGGCCCCATCAAAAACAACTTCGAACGGCATTTCTACCCCTCCTTTTTAGCTGACTCCAATATCTGAAGCATGAGCCTAACCCTTTCTTTCCCGCGGAATAAATAAGTCTTTCCATTGTCGGTGTCGGGTAAGCGGAGGTACGCCTCCTCAAGCTCTTTGAGGGCCTTCTGAGCGAGCTTTTTCAGGGTTTCAAGCTCGATCTCGTTCACTCATACGACCTCCAGACGTAGCCACACTTGGTGCACTTGTAGAATATTGTGCTTGGTTCGTCTCCAGCTCTGGTCTGAAGCTCCCACCAGTAGGCAGTATCATTGCCACACTTTGGACAGGTAACGTGAGCTATTGGCAGGGTCTTAAGATCCTGCTCCACCACTATGATTTCCTCGTCCGGCTTGTGCTCGACTTTCTTGGTGATCTTTGTTTTCTCCCTGTCCTTTTCCTCGTCGAAGGGCTCTTCATAGCCACATGAACGACAGACCCATACCTTTCTCTTTCTGTCAGGGAGCATCAGGTTCCCGCACTTTGGACAGAACTTCATCTCTCACCACCCCCTTTAGCCGAGGGTTCGGTATGTTGGAAGAGAATAAAAAGTTTTGCCAACTCC encodes the following:
- a CDS encoding peroxiredoxin is translated as MVVIGEKFPEVEVKTTHGVIKLPDYFAEQGKWFILFSHPADFTPVCTTEFYAMQKRVDQFRELGVEPIGLSVDQVFSHIKWMEWIKENLGEEITFPIIADDRGDLAEKLGMIPSGSTATARAVFVVDDKGVIRAIVYYPAEVGRDWDEILRLVKALKISDEKGVALPHKWPNNELIGDKVIVPPASNIEEKKAREEAKAKGEIECYDWWFCYKKLE
- a CDS encoding GNAT family N-acetyltransferase, producing the protein MRPVVIKGKLVSLAVPTKDDVRRAWLWYNDRDVRRFLSDPDGLFFFEDELEWYEAVRRGKRENRVFTVLETSSKSPVGFVGLHKINHKDGHAELGYFIAKEYWNRGYATEAVELALKYAFEWLNLRKVYARVYEPNIASIRVLEKNGFELVGRMKKHSHIPGYGFVDELIFEKFREE
- a CDS encoding DNA replication complex subunit Gins51; amino-acid sequence: MDIVKLRELLEAELSSTDLNELDEDFYVEFDSLIKALKLSAESSRERGEDVEERLYLAQLKIAESLMKEIIKLRLHKIVDLAVEGKIAEMTAEEKRLFNVIRAFIEREELPEISEEVQPQEESEVEAEYRPKDVPKEAYIIQIDLPAVLGPDMKEYGPFMAGDMAIIPAVIGRALVEREVARKVRISF
- a CDS encoding DNA polymerase sliding clamp, with product MPFEVVFDGAKEFADLIATASNLIDEAAFKFTEEGISMRAMDPSRVVLIDLNLPESIFSKYEVEEPETIGINMGQFKKILKRGKAKDTLILKKGDENFLEITFEGTAKRTFRLPLIDVEELELELPELPFTAKVVLLGEVLKEGIKDASLVSDAIKFIAKENEFTMKAEGETNEVEIRLTLEDEGLLDLEVEEETKSAYGISYLSDMVKGIGKADEVIIRFGNEMPLQMEYMIRDEGRLTFLLAPRVEE
- a CDS encoding transcription factor S, encoding MKFCPKCGNLMLPDRKRKVWVCRSCGYEEPFDEEKDREKTKITKKVEHKPDEEIIVVEQDLKTLPIAHVTCPKCGNDTAYWWELQTRAGDEPSTIFYKCTKCGYVWRSYE
- a CDS encoding transcriptional regulator, encoding MERERLIKTVEAILRGAGYRVARLDLKGSCFDLVASRLFLLLFIKAAVNIDTITEEQAEDLKRLSKFFKASPLIVGLRSKSGELEEGVVYERFGIYALRPETLYDALLNNELPAVFAERGGLYVRINGELLRELREKHGYSVTELAQLLGVSRKSLLNYERGEQAVSLEVAIQLEEIFDEALAEPIDILRAKVEADLNVKPETPLEREVFERLKKLGLGLVKVKKAPFNAISTEDDIHLLTGIDERKTRSTIKRAEMVSEVSRIVNSGGVFILEKTKADVVSEVPLIPKESLEEVRDADELIELIDKLKKEIKEKLFS